The Pirellulimonas nuda genome includes a region encoding these proteins:
- a CDS encoding IS110 family RNA-guided transposase, translating to MKDKNVIGIDVAKAKLDVFDSKTGRHTVVANTPEGVDALVRGVAPAKTLVVLEATGGYEGLLVEALERRGVDCAVVNPLHVRHFARGCGMVEKNDKLDARIIARFGEVVRPEPREAPSASEAKLKALVHRRDQALAHLGAERNRLQQTRDPETAEMIRQGVAFYRAQIREVDKRIARVLEQCPQLAAKSRVLQSCPGVGVATTATLLAELPELGRLNRGQVAKLVGVAPIAKDSGQKQGQRKTYAGRSMVRKVLYMAALVATRYNARMQAFYQRLLAKGKAKKSALVAVMRKLVVTLNLMVRNNETWSEPSLAIDNN from the coding sequence ATGAAAGACAAGAACGTGATCGGGATCGATGTCGCCAAGGCGAAGCTGGACGTGTTCGACTCTAAGACCGGCCGGCACACGGTCGTCGCCAACACCCCCGAAGGGGTCGACGCGCTGGTCCGCGGCGTCGCCCCGGCCAAGACACTGGTGGTGCTGGAAGCCACCGGCGGCTACGAGGGGCTGCTGGTCGAGGCGCTCGAGCGTCGGGGGGTCGACTGCGCGGTCGTCAACCCGCTGCACGTCCGCCACTTCGCACGGGGCTGCGGGATGGTGGAGAAGAACGACAAGCTCGACGCACGCATCATCGCCCGCTTCGGCGAGGTGGTGCGGCCCGAGCCGCGCGAGGCGCCCTCCGCGAGCGAGGCGAAGCTCAAGGCGCTCGTCCACCGCCGCGACCAGGCCCTCGCGCACCTGGGCGCCGAGCGCAACCGCCTGCAGCAGACGCGTGACCCCGAGACGGCGGAGATGATCCGCCAAGGGGTGGCGTTTTACCGGGCGCAGATCCGCGAGGTCGACAAGCGCATCGCGCGGGTCCTGGAGCAGTGCCCGCAGCTAGCGGCCAAGTCGCGGGTCCTGCAATCGTGCCCAGGCGTCGGCGTGGCGACCACCGCGACGCTCCTGGCCGAACTCCCCGAGCTGGGCCGCCTCAACCGGGGCCAGGTCGCCAAGCTGGTGGGGGTGGCGCCGATCGCTAAGGACAGCGGCCAGAAGCAGGGGCAACGCAAGACTTACGCGGGGAGGTCGATGGTCCGCAAGGTCCTGTACATGGCCGCCCTGGTCGCCACCCGTTACAACGCCCGCATGCAGGCGTTCTACCAACGGCTGCTGGCCAAGGGGAAAGCGAAGAAGTCCGCCCTGGTGGCAGTCATGCGCAAGCTGGTCGTCACGTTGAACCTGATGGTCCGAAACAACGAAACATGGAGCGAGCCGTCACTCGCTATTGACAACAATTAA
- a CDS encoding alpha-amylase family glycosyl hydrolase — MPLDRLLSTLRPRLERIYSGRADEAAAAIGAALAPYASGPVVGDPATTGPVATDPVAAGGAAAPGSRWTERDVVLITYADQLRSAGRSPLRTLGDWLRRERLAEQINTVHLLPFFPSSSDDGFSVVDYLRVDPESGDWGDVEALGDDFGLMFDLVLNHASQHSAWFQSYLRGEAGYERFFFEGDPAADLSQVVRPRSLPLLTPFDTAAGTKHVWTTFSADQVDLNYAEPAVLARMLAALLEYARRGARIIRLDAVAFLWKTPGTNCLHLPQTHEVVKLMRDVLDRLAPGALVLTETNVPHAENVSYFGGVGAEGVGDEAHMVYQFSLPPLLLEAFSAGDASAIRGWLANLAPPPPGCTFFNFTASHDGVGVRPLEGLVSDARLASLVDAMRARGGLVNTRRRPDGSDAPYELNISYVDALAPDDADRAHHLRRFLAAQAVMLALPGMPAVYFHNLVGTQNDYAGARATGQNRRINRRKFGWEELDGALAEGSLQRAIYDGMRDLLSRRVECPALHPDAAIELLETGSDAVLAFRRTAAGGETLLCAVNFSAEAVEINFGKKHTLLPGEHLWQSGPEARAKQSSR, encoded by the coding sequence ATGCCGCTGGATCGACTGCTCAGCACGCTCCGCCCCCGCCTCGAGCGGATCTACTCGGGCCGCGCGGACGAAGCAGCGGCGGCGATCGGCGCGGCGCTGGCCCCCTATGCTTCGGGCCCAGTGGTGGGCGACCCAGCTACGACCGGCCCAGTCGCGACCGACCCAGTGGCGGCCGGCGGCGCGGCCGCTCCCGGTTCACGCTGGACCGAGCGCGACGTCGTGCTCATCACCTACGCAGACCAACTGCGCAGCGCGGGGCGCTCGCCGCTGCGGACGCTGGGCGACTGGCTGCGTCGCGAGCGGCTGGCGGAACAGATCAACACCGTGCACCTGCTGCCGTTCTTCCCCTCCTCGTCGGACGACGGCTTCTCGGTGGTCGACTACCTGCGGGTCGACCCCGAGTCGGGCGACTGGGGCGATGTCGAGGCGCTGGGCGACGACTTCGGCCTGATGTTCGACCTGGTGCTGAACCACGCCTCGCAGCACAGCGCGTGGTTCCAGAGCTACCTACGCGGCGAGGCGGGTTACGAGCGGTTCTTCTTCGAGGGGGACCCCGCGGCCGACCTGTCGCAAGTGGTCCGCCCGCGGAGCCTGCCGCTGCTGACGCCGTTCGACACGGCCGCGGGGACCAAGCACGTGTGGACCACGTTCAGCGCGGACCAGGTCGACCTGAACTACGCGGAGCCGGCGGTGCTGGCGCGGATGCTGGCGGCGCTGTTGGAGTACGCCCGCCGGGGGGCGCGGATCATCCGCCTCGACGCGGTGGCGTTCTTGTGGAAGACGCCCGGCACGAACTGCCTGCACCTGCCCCAGACGCACGAGGTGGTGAAGCTAATGCGGGACGTGCTGGACCGCCTGGCGCCGGGCGCCCTGGTGCTGACCGAGACCAACGTGCCGCACGCGGAGAACGTTTCGTACTTCGGCGGCGTGGGCGCCGAGGGCGTGGGGGACGAGGCCCACATGGTGTACCAGTTCAGCCTGCCGCCGCTGCTGCTGGAGGCGTTTTCTGCCGGCGACGCGTCGGCGATCCGCGGTTGGCTGGCCAACCTGGCGCCCCCGCCGCCGGGCTGCACGTTCTTCAACTTCACCGCATCGCACGACGGCGTGGGGGTCCGGCCGCTGGAAGGGCTGGTGAGCGACGCGCGGCTGGCGTCGCTGGTCGACGCGATGCGGGCCCGCGGCGGCTTGGTGAACACGCGTCGCCGGCCCGACGGCAGCGACGCCCCGTACGAGCTGAACATCAGCTACGTAGACGCGTTGGCGCCGGACGACGCCGACCGGGCGCACCACCTGCGGCGTTTCCTGGCGGCCCAGGCGGTGATGCTCGCCCTGCCCGGCATGCCGGCGGTCTATTTTCACAATCTGGTCGGAACGCAGAACGACTACGCCGGCGCCCGTGCGACGGGGCAGAACCGCCGCATCAACCGACGGAAGTTTGGGTGGGAAGAGCTAGACGGGGCGCTCGCCGAGGGCTCGCTGCAGCGGGCCATCTACGACGGCATGCGCGACCTGCTCAGCCGGCGCGTCGAGTGCCCGGCGTTGCACCCCGACGCGGCCATCGAGCTGCTAGAAACCGGGAGCGACGCCGTGCTGGCCTTCCGCCGCACCGCGGCCGGCGGCGAGACGCTGCTGTGCGCGGTGAACTTCTCGGCCGAGGCCGTGGAGATCAATTTCGGCAAGAAGCACACGCTGCTGCCGGGCGAGCACCTGTGGCAATCGGGGCCCGAGGCGCGAGCCAAGCAGTCGAGCCGGTAG
- a CDS encoding DUF2513 domain-containing protein → MKRDIDLTRQLLLDIEGHGPDCSLGSLRSGQAQDADERIRYHLRLLIDAGMVKELDRTAAGVPCVRLTHAGHELAELVRSEARWREAKWLVQEQTGGLSLTVIKAVLVKWAVDGVVRSDAAIPRRPYYRPAYRPEPRYRYERDSLIEDELRLVRTRPDYRERYDGPRYEAARYEAARYEAPRPHAPRYETRDRDYFYPGYARDVYDVEVDAAEPTVGVALPIHLV, encoded by the coding sequence ATGAAACGAGACATCGACCTCACCCGGCAGTTGCTGCTGGATATCGAGGGCCACGGGCCCGATTGTTCGCTTGGCTCTCTGCGTTCGGGCCAGGCCCAGGACGCGGACGAGCGCATCCGCTACCACCTCCGGCTGTTGATCGACGCCGGGATGGTCAAGGAACTCGACCGCACCGCCGCCGGCGTCCCCTGCGTTCGCCTGACCCACGCCGGCCACGAGCTGGCCGAGCTGGTCCGCAGCGAGGCCCGTTGGCGTGAGGCCAAGTGGCTGGTGCAGGAACAAACCGGCGGGTTGTCGTTGACCGTTATCAAGGCGGTGCTGGTGAAGTGGGCCGTCGACGGCGTGGTCCGCAGCGACGCGGCCATCCCGCGTCGCCCCTACTACCGCCCGGCGTACCGGCCCGAGCCCCGCTACCGCTACGAGCGCGACTCGCTAATCGAGGACGAGCTGCGTCTGGTGCGCACCCGGCCCGACTACCGCGAACGCTACGACGGCCCCCGCTACGAAGCAGCCCGTTACGAAGCAGCCCGTTACGAAGCCCCGCGCCCCCACGCGCCGCGGTACGAGACCCGCGACCGCGACTACTTCTACCCCGGCTACGCCCGCGACGTGTACGACGTTGAGGTCGACGCCGCGGAGCCCACCGTCGGCGTCGCGCTGCCCATCCACTTGGTGTAG
- a CDS encoding sugar phosphate isomerase/epimerase family protein translates to MSDPQDRRRFLGKSVAVAAGLGLAGGAASAWAQEGKTAETKVQAASAGREPGEPLFEISLAEWSLHNALRAGKITNLDFPGIAKGEFGINAVEYVNAFFKDKANDTAYLSQLKARCDDLGVHSLLIMCDGEGQLGDPDSAAREKSVENHYRWVEAANLLGCHSIRVNAASSGSYEEQQKLAADGLARLGEFAEGHNINVLVENHGGLSSNGKWLAGVMEKADRPNVGTLPDFGNFYEYDRYEGVAELMPYAKAVSAKSHVFDDKGNESQIDYFKMMKIVLEAGYRGFVGVEWEGKTPDEYEGIRLTKQLLERVRDSLA, encoded by the coding sequence ATGTCCGATCCACAAGATCGTCGTCGGTTTCTTGGCAAGTCCGTGGCCGTTGCCGCCGGCTTGGGGTTGGCTGGCGGGGCTGCTTCGGCCTGGGCCCAGGAGGGGAAAACGGCAGAAACCAAGGTTCAGGCCGCCTCCGCGGGCCGCGAACCCGGAGAGCCGTTATTCGAAATCTCCCTAGCCGAGTGGTCGCTCCACAACGCGTTGCGGGCGGGAAAAATCACCAATCTGGACTTCCCCGGCATCGCCAAGGGGGAGTTCGGCATCAACGCTGTCGAGTACGTCAACGCCTTCTTTAAGGACAAGGCGAACGACACCGCCTACTTGAGTCAGCTGAAGGCCCGTTGCGACGACCTCGGGGTGCACAGCCTGCTGATTATGTGCGACGGCGAGGGGCAGCTCGGCGACCCCGATTCTGCGGCCCGCGAGAAGTCGGTCGAGAACCACTACCGCTGGGTCGAGGCGGCCAACCTGCTGGGCTGCCACAGCATCCGCGTCAACGCTGCTAGCAGTGGCAGCTACGAGGAGCAGCAGAAGCTAGCGGCCGACGGCCTGGCGCGGCTGGGCGAGTTTGCCGAGGGGCACAATATCAACGTGCTGGTTGAGAACCACGGCGGCCTCTCGTCCAACGGAAAGTGGCTCGCCGGGGTGATGGAGAAGGCCGATCGCCCCAACGTCGGCACACTGCCCGACTTCGGCAACTTCTACGAGTACGATCGGTACGAAGGGGTGGCGGAACTCATGCCGTACGCCAAGGCGGTGTCTGCCAAGAGCCACGTGTTCGACGACAAGGGGAACGAGTCCCAGATCGACTACTTCAAGATGATGAAGATCGTGCTGGAAGCGGGCTACCGTGGGTTTGTCGGCGTCGAGTGGGAAGGAAAAACCCCGGATGAGTACGAAGGAATCCGGCTCACCAAGCAGTTGTTGGAGCGGGTACGCGACAGCCTCGCCTGA
- the icd gene encoding NADP-dependent isocitrate dehydrogenase, translated as MPASSQPVTMQDGKLQTPDFPIIPFIEGDGTGPDIWRASKLALDAAVERAYGDERKIAWLEVLAGEKAFKQTGSWLPDETLDAFRKYLVGIKGPLTTPVGGGIRSLNVALRQVLDLYVCLRPVQYFSGVPSPVKQPELTDMVIFRENTEDIYAGIEFEAGSDDLKKFKEGFSQTFPERWKKVRFPDTVGIGIKPVSQEGTERLVKASIQYAIDNQKESVTLVHKGNIMKFTEGAFRDWGYQCAVDHFGAKPLDGGPWHVIEGDKIKSPGGKLVIKDVIADAMLQQILTRPADYDVIATLNLNGDYISDALAACVGGIGIAPGGNINYETGHAIFEATHGTAPKYADKDQVNPGSVILSGEMMLRYLGWTEAADLIIKGLNGAIAAKTVTYDFERQMQGATLLKCSEFGKAVAEHMA; from the coding sequence ATGCCCGCATCGTCCCAGCCCGTCACTATGCAGGACGGCAAGCTCCAGACGCCCGACTTCCCGATCATCCCCTTTATTGAGGGCGACGGCACAGGCCCAGACATCTGGCGCGCCAGCAAGCTGGCGTTGGACGCCGCGGTTGAGCGAGCCTACGGCGACGAGCGGAAGATCGCTTGGCTCGAGGTGCTAGCGGGCGAGAAGGCCTTCAAGCAGACCGGCAGTTGGCTGCCGGACGAGACGCTAGACGCCTTCCGCAAGTACCTGGTCGGCATCAAGGGGCCGCTTACCACGCCGGTAGGCGGCGGCATCCGCTCGCTGAACGTCGCGCTGCGGCAGGTGCTCGACCTCTATGTCTGCCTGCGGCCCGTGCAGTACTTCTCCGGCGTCCCCTCGCCCGTGAAGCAGCCGGAGCTGACCGACATGGTCATCTTCCGCGAGAACACCGAAGACATCTACGCCGGCATCGAGTTCGAGGCCGGCAGCGACGACCTGAAGAAGTTCAAGGAAGGGTTCAGCCAAACCTTCCCCGAACGCTGGAAGAAGGTCCGCTTCCCCGACACGGTCGGTATCGGCATCAAGCCGGTCAGCCAGGAAGGGACCGAGCGCCTGGTCAAGGCCTCGATCCAGTACGCGATCGACAACCAGAAGGAGTCGGTCACGCTGGTGCACAAGGGAAACATCATGAAGTTCACCGAGGGCGCCTTCCGCGACTGGGGCTACCAGTGCGCGGTCGACCACTTCGGCGCCAAGCCGCTCGACGGCGGCCCCTGGCACGTGATCGAAGGAGACAAGATCAAGTCGCCCGGCGGCAAACTGGTGATCAAGGACGTGATCGCCGACGCCATGCTCCAGCAGATCCTCACCCGCCCGGCCGACTACGACGTCATCGCCACGCTGAACCTCAACGGCGACTACATCTCCGACGCCCTGGCGGCCTGCGTCGGCGGCATCGGCATCGCGCCCGGCGGCAACATCAACTACGAGACCGGCCACGCCATCTTCGAGGCTACGCACGGCACGGCGCCCAAGTACGCCGACAAGGACCAGGTGAACCCCGGCAGCGTGATCCTCTCCGGCGAGATGATGCTCCGCTACCTCGGCTGGACCGAAGCGGCCGACCTGATCATCAAGGGCCTCAACGGCGCCATCGCGGCGAAGACGGTCACGTACGATTTCGAACGCCAGATGCAGGGGGCCACGCTGCTCAAGTGCAGCGAGTTTGGCAAGGCCGTGGCGGAGCACATGGCGTAA
- a CDS encoding CsbD family protein produces MNWDTIQGNWRQYKGEAQKKWGKLTGDDWDVVAGEKEKLLGKVQEHYGVARDEAEAQVKEFEKSCNC; encoded by the coding sequence ATGAACTGGGACACCATCCAGGGCAATTGGCGTCAGTACAAGGGCGAAGCCCAAAAGAAGTGGGGGAAGCTCACCGGTGACGACTGGGACGTCGTGGCCGGCGAGAAGGAGAAACTCCTGGGCAAAGTGCAAGAGCACTACGGCGTGGCTCGGGACGAGGCGGAAGCGCAGGTCAAAGAATTCGAGAAAAGCTGCAACTGCTGA
- a CDS encoding NF038122 family metalloprotease yields the protein MFLRRRTSGSVGLSTAGRSSTKRLRLESLEDRRMLALDFVFNVAPGTDDRIALGFRDAAEIWKSVLEDDVTVVVDIDGGVLPPGVIGGTLNVENEYPYADVLAALQADSSTSFDASALSMLSDGPLDVLINRTIDNPNGSLNPVPYVDSDGGLNNTTVFLPRANAKALGLIDPLDRLTSDGSITFSSAFPFDFDRADGITPGEIDFVYVAVHEIGHLLGFVSGVDDLEFGSFDQLPDDSFAFISALDLFRTSDLSRSLGADLDFAADNRLKEFSIDDGASFIGSFSTGRIFGDGSQASHWQDDNITNVFQGVMDPNAPAPFLPSILLPQDVIAFDVIGWDPVAEPGVIQAVATGGSTIVSEDGTVTDTVLVSLSKAPSANVVVSVTPSDATEVSVSPTTLTFTPQNWNIPQVVNVAGVIDSLDDGDQVSRIVFSTIASVSAPEYRLSPRVSLPVTTTGNGLLRIDLSGNATIIREGDTRKLDAFSITLARQPLANVTVQVVSNDPTEARVAITTYVFTPSNWNIPKQVLVTPIDDTEDDGDQVATITVSVVSGQGDSAFWSAPQSQVTVRVLDNESSQSVGDFDGNRVVNAADRELLVASFGSKNNLIADANGDGQVSAADYTVWRDNLGYGQPPVAPQQGWVYESFGHAMEHSTGGCCCPACLGAPVETELASQPVQDGVSPSAAAFFVLASDEDLSGGEMNDRPRVSPSSNLAQALGLLESAAQQPSSSTWVADEALASLVDGDEGSADEGSDDYDDQSLDAALVLL from the coding sequence ATGTTCTTGCGTCGCCGCACCTCGGGTAGCGTTGGTTTGTCCACTGCCGGCCGCTCCTCCACCAAGCGCCTGCGTTTGGAGTCGCTCGAAGACAGGCGGATGCTGGCGCTGGATTTTGTGTTCAACGTGGCGCCGGGGACCGATGACCGGATCGCGCTTGGCTTCCGAGACGCGGCCGAGATCTGGAAGAGCGTTCTCGAAGACGATGTCACGGTGGTCGTTGATATCGATGGCGGCGTGCTCCCGCCGGGCGTCATTGGCGGCACGCTCAACGTCGAGAACGAGTATCCCTACGCCGATGTGCTAGCGGCTTTGCAGGCTGACAGCTCGACCAGCTTCGACGCGTCGGCGTTGTCGATGCTTTCAGACGGGCCTCTCGACGTACTAATCAACCGTACGATCGACAACCCCAATGGCAGTTTAAATCCGGTGCCCTACGTCGATTCCGATGGCGGCCTGAACAACACCACAGTCTTCCTGCCTCGCGCTAACGCTAAGGCGCTGGGCCTGATCGACCCGCTCGACCGGCTCACCAGTGATGGGTCGATCACTTTCAGCTCTGCATTCCCGTTTGACTTCGACCGTGCTGATGGGATTACCCCGGGCGAGATTGACTTCGTCTACGTGGCGGTTCACGAGATTGGTCACCTGCTCGGCTTCGTCAGCGGGGTTGACGACCTGGAGTTTGGCAGTTTCGATCAGCTGCCCGATGATTCGTTCGCGTTCATCTCCGCGCTGGACCTGTTCCGCACATCAGACCTGAGCCGCAGCCTCGGCGCCGACCTCGACTTCGCCGCTGACAACCGGCTGAAAGAGTTTTCGATTGACGACGGAGCAAGCTTTATCGGCAGCTTCTCGACGGGGAGGATTTTTGGAGATGGCTCGCAGGCGAGCCACTGGCAGGACGACAACATCACCAATGTCTTCCAGGGCGTCATGGACCCGAACGCGCCGGCGCCGTTCCTTCCTTCCATTCTCTTGCCACAGGACGTCATCGCCTTCGACGTGATCGGCTGGGACCCCGTTGCGGAACCCGGCGTGATCCAGGCGGTTGCGACAGGCGGTTCCACGATCGTCAGCGAAGACGGCACGGTGACCGACACCGTGCTGGTGAGCCTCAGCAAGGCGCCCAGCGCGAACGTAGTCGTGAGCGTCACCCCGTCCGACGCCACTGAAGTAAGCGTTTCGCCAACGACGCTGACGTTCACCCCGCAGAACTGGAATATTCCACAGGTCGTCAATGTCGCGGGAGTGATTGATTCGCTCGACGATGGCGATCAGGTAAGCCGGATTGTGTTCTCGACAATCGCGTCGGTGAGCGCTCCGGAGTATCGGCTCTCGCCGAGGGTCTCTCTACCGGTCACGACCACCGGGAACGGGCTGCTGCGGATCGATCTGAGCGGCAACGCTACCATCATCCGCGAAGGGGACACGCGCAAGCTCGACGCATTCTCGATCACACTTGCTCGCCAGCCGCTCGCCAACGTCACCGTGCAGGTCGTGAGCAACGACCCGACCGAAGCGCGCGTAGCAATCACCACCTATGTGTTTACGCCGAGCAACTGGAACATCCCGAAGCAAGTGCTGGTGACGCCGATCGACGACACCGAGGACGATGGCGATCAAGTCGCGACGATCACGGTGTCGGTCGTCTCTGGCCAAGGCGACTCGGCCTTCTGGTCTGCGCCGCAAAGCCAAGTTACTGTCCGCGTGCTCGACAACGAGTCGTCGCAGTCCGTCGGAGATTTCGACGGCAACCGAGTGGTCAACGCGGCAGACCGAGAACTGCTAGTAGCGTCGTTCGGATCGAAGAATAACCTTATCGCCGACGCCAACGGCGATGGACAAGTGTCCGCCGCCGACTACACGGTTTGGCGAGACAACTTGGGCTACGGGCAGCCCCCTGTGGCGCCCCAGCAGGGCTGGGTATACGAATCCTTTGGTCACGCGATGGAGCACTCTACGGGTGGGTGCTGCTGCCCTGCGTGTTTAGGAGCGCCGGTTGAAACAGAACTTGCCAGCCAACCCGTGCAAGACGGCGTGTCTCCCTCGGCCGCGGCGTTCTTCGTGCTTGCGTCGGACGAAGACCTGTCCGGCGGTGAGATGAACGATCGCCCCCGCGTCAGCCCGTCGTCGAACCTCGCTCAGGCACTCGGCCTGCTCGAGAGCGCTGCCCAACAGCCTTCTAGTTCGACCTGGGTGGCCGACGAGGCGCTCGCGAGCCTCGTCGATGGAGACGAAGGCTCGGCTGACGAAGGATCGGACGACTACGACGATCAATCACTGGACGCCGCGCTGGTCTTGCTATAG
- a CDS encoding tryptophan-rich sensory protein: protein MIAVNNALGLVAWFALCLSDGALGAAATTSAVPTRYAGWLLAPYSVWVIFATVLNIAIWRQNQANPASWPAIARSE from the coding sequence ATGATCGCTGTCAATAACGCCCTCGGCCTGGTCGCCTGGTTCGCCCTCTGCCTTTCCGACGGCGCGCTCGGTGCAGCCGCCACCACATCAGCAGTACCGACTCGGTACGCCGGCTGGCTGCTGGCGCCCTACTCGGTATGGGTGATTTTCGCCACGGTGCTGAATATCGCTATCTGGCGGCAAAACCAAGCTAACCCCGCGTCGTGGCCGGCGATCGCAAGAAGTGAATAG
- a CDS encoding gamma-glutamylcyclotransferase family protein, which produces MAKTVDSLFVYGTLRRDARHASHAMLARGATLLGDATLNGAAIYLVGEYPGVVPSDNQEDVVHGEVYRFDPKSDLLTLLDEYEGCLGPRPLYTREPLPVTLAQGETVTAWVYVYNHPVSKKSRIASGDFLFPYG; this is translated from the coding sequence GTGGCCAAGACCGTCGATTCTCTATTTGTTTACGGCACGCTCCGCCGCGACGCCCGCCATGCCAGCCACGCCATGTTGGCGCGTGGGGCCACGTTGTTGGGTGACGCAACGCTCAACGGCGCCGCGATCTACTTGGTCGGCGAGTACCCGGGCGTGGTCCCGAGCGACAACCAAGAAGACGTCGTTCACGGCGAGGTGTACCGCTTCGATCCCAAGAGCGACCTGCTCACGCTCTTGGACGAATACGAGGGGTGCCTCGGCCCGCGACCGCTCTACACCCGTGAACCGCTGCCGGTAACGCTCGCCCAGGGCGAAACCGTCACCGCCTGGGTGTACGTCTACAACCACCCGGTTAGCAAGAAGTCCCGCATCGCCTCGGGCGATTTCCTGTTTCCCTACGGGTAG
- the ilvE gene encoding branched-chain-amino-acid transaminase, translated as MAKQVYLNGELVPQAEAKVSVFDHGLLYGDGVFEGLRAYRGKVFRLTQHIDRLYDSAKGIWLEIPLTREAMADAVDATVAANGLSDCYIRLIVTRGAGSLGLDPRKCSNPQVIIIADSIALYPAEFYEKGLEIITSSVIRNHPAALSPRIKSLNYLNNILAKIEGIQAGCIEALMLNHKGEVAECTGDNLFLVKKGGLSTPSLEAGILDGITRDFVLEIAAEQGVPAVERPLTKHDVYIADECFLTGTAAEIIPVVKVDSRVIGDGKPGPITRRLEKRFREETGK; from the coding sequence ATGGCGAAGCAAGTCTACCTCAACGGCGAATTGGTCCCTCAGGCGGAGGCCAAGGTCAGTGTCTTTGACCATGGGCTGCTCTACGGCGACGGCGTGTTCGAGGGCCTGCGCGCCTACCGGGGCAAGGTCTTCCGGCTGACGCAGCACATCGACCGGTTGTACGACTCGGCCAAGGGGATCTGGCTCGAGATCCCCCTCACCCGCGAAGCCATGGCCGACGCCGTCGACGCCACCGTCGCCGCCAACGGCCTGTCGGACTGCTACATCCGGCTGATCGTCACACGCGGCGCCGGTTCGCTTGGGCTCGACCCTCGCAAATGCTCGAATCCGCAGGTCATCATCATCGCAGACTCCATAGCGCTTTACCCGGCGGAGTTCTACGAGAAGGGGCTAGAGATCATCACGTCGAGCGTTATCCGCAACCACCCGGCGGCGCTCAGCCCAAGGATCAAGTCGCTCAACTACCTGAACAACATCCTGGCCAAGATCGAGGGGATCCAGGCCGGCTGCATCGAGGCCCTGATGCTCAACCACAAGGGCGAAGTAGCCGAGTGCACCGGCGACAACCTATTCCTGGTGAAAAAAGGGGGGCTATCGACCCCCTCGCTGGAGGCCGGGATCCTCGACGGGATCACCCGCGACTTCGTGCTGGAGATCGCCGCGGAGCAAGGGGTTCCCGCCGTCGAGAGGCCGCTCACCAAGCACGACGTGTACATCGCGGATGAGTGCTTCTTGACCGGCACGGCGGCTGAGATTATCCCGGTGGTGAAGGTCGACAGCCGCGTGATCGGCGACGGGAAACCTGGCCCGATCACCCGCCGGCTAGAGAAGCGGTTCCGCGAAGAAACGGGCAAGTAG
- a CDS encoding ABC transporter ATP-binding protein yields MPLLQAIDVRKTYHKGATQVPVLRGVDFSVDAGELVAITGQSGSGKSTLLHLLATLDRPDSGEVRYEGARIDNLRTAARDRLRNRQIGMIFQAYHLLPELSALENVLTPVMLRYGLAGYWRRRAAFRQRASELLERVGLGPRAAHKPRELSGGEMQRTAIARALMAEPKLLLADEPTGNLDQTTGQGVLKILRELNQETGLTVILVTHDGEVSAAADRTVSLVDGRVADGRLRAA; encoded by the coding sequence ATGCCGCTGCTTCAAGCCATCGACGTCCGCAAGACCTACCACAAGGGCGCCACGCAGGTGCCGGTACTGCGGGGGGTCGATTTTTCCGTCGACGCCGGCGAACTGGTCGCCATCACCGGCCAGAGCGGCAGCGGCAAGAGCACCCTGCTGCACCTGCTGGCGACCCTCGACCGGCCCGACTCCGGGGAGGTGCGGTACGAGGGCGCGCGGATCGACAACCTCCGCACCGCCGCACGCGACCGGCTCCGCAACCGGCAGATCGGCATGATTTTTCAGGCCTACCACCTGCTCCCGGAGCTCTCCGCATTGGAGAACGTGCTCACCCCGGTGATGCTGCGGTACGGGCTCGCGGGCTATTGGCGACGCCGCGCCGCGTTCCGCCAGAGGGCGAGCGAGCTGCTCGAACGGGTTGGACTGGGCCCCCGGGCCGCCCACAAGCCCCGGGAACTCTCCGGGGGCGAGATGCAGCGGACCGCCATCGCCCGGGCCCTGATGGCCGAGCCGAAGCTGCTGCTCGCGGACGAGCCCACCGGCAACCTCGACCAGACAACGGGGCAGGGGGTGCTGAAAATCCTCCGCGAACTGAACCAAGAAACCGGGTTAACGGTCATCCTGGTGACCCACGACGGCGAGGTGTCCGCGGCCGCAGACCGCACGGTTTCCCTGGTTGACGGCCGGGTGGCCGACGGCCGCCTCAGGGCGGCCTAG